The stretch of DNA AACCAGCGCACCGTTTCGGCAATGCCGAGAACATCTTCATCGGTTTCACCTGGCAGGCCAATCATGAAGTAAAGCTTGACCCGGTCCCAGCCCTGCTCATGGGCCGTTCTAACGCCTCTAAGCAGTTCCTCATTGGTCAGCCCTTTGTTGATGATGTCCCGCATGCGCTGGGTGCCCGCTTCGGGGGCGAAGGTCAGGCCCGTCAGGCGGGTGCCGCCGATGATGTTGGCAATATTTTCGTCAAAGCGATCAACCCGTTGGCTGGGCAGGGACAGGGAAATGTTTTCGTCCTTCAGACGGTTCTTGATTTCCACCCCGACCGCCGGTAGGGCCAGGTAGTCAGAGCAGCTTAAGGAGAGCAGAGAAAACTCGTTATAGCCAGTGGCCCGCATGCCTTTTTCGATGGCATCGACCACGGCCTCTGGCTCAACATCGCGAGCCGGGCGGGTCAGCATACCGGGCTGGCAGAAGCGACAGCCTCGGGTACAGCCCCGGCGAATCTCAATGGTGAGCCGGTCGTGGACTGTTTCAACGTAGGGTACTAGGCCGGTAGAGTAGGCGGGCAAGGGCGTGGCGACTCGCCGCAGCACGCGCTTTGGCACATCGGGCCGGTTGGGGTACACCGAGCCGTCTGCGGCCATGTCGTAAAACTGAGGCACATACACGCCTGGCACCTGAGCCAGGTCCAGCAGTAGGGCTTCTCGGCTCAGCCCGGCGGCCTTGCCCTCTTCTAGCACTAGGCCAATTTCCGGCAGCAGTTCTTCGCCATCACCCAGGGCCACAAAGTCAAAAAAGTCAGCGTAGGGCTCAGGGTTGGAGGTTGCTGTTTGGCCGCCAGCAAAGATTAAGGGCCAGCTGCCGCCTTCAACCTGCCACGGGCCACTTTGCGATCGCTCCTGCCAGGTCAGGGGAATGTGGGCCAGCCGCAGCATCTCTAAAATGTTCGTCGCCCCTAGCTCGTAGCTAAGGCTAAAGCCCAGAATGTCAAAGTCTGTAAGGGCTCGGCGCGACTCTACGGCAAAGAGCGGGGTATCGCTCTGCTGCAGCTTTTGGGCCAGATCGGCGGCAGGCAGATAAGCGCGATCGCACAGTTGACGGGGCTGAGTATTGAGAATGCTGTAGAGGATAATGTGCCCCAGGTTAGAGGCCCCCACCTCGTAGACTTCTGGATAGGTCAAAACCCAGCGCACCTGGGCGGTGGCCCAGGGTTTATGAGCAGCGCCCAGTTCGTTGCCCAGATAACGGGCGGGCTTGAGAATGTCGGGGGTGAGAAGGCGGTCAATGGCTGCGGTCACAATCCTCTGGCAAGGCTGAAAGCCTTTCAAATATTGCTTTTCCACTATAGCGGAAAGCTTTTGAAGGCTTGCATTCTGGCGCTAGCAAACGCTTCGGCTAAAATTCCTGAAGCTGTTTCCGGCTAGCCTCTTGAGAGGTAGAGCCCGCCAATAAAAAACTCCTGTGGGGTCACAGGAGTTGTAGAAAGTGAAGGCGTGACTTCAAGATAAGCCTGGTAAGTCTTGATCTAGGCAAGCGACAAACGCTGGTTCGCTAGCATAAAAGACGCTCAGGCCAGTCGATCAGGGATAGTCACCCCCGGCGTTTTGTGGAAAATTTTCTCAAGTCTGCTATCTGACCTGAATCAAAACTCTACTCGATTTGACCAGTGGAGCCTCTCTGGCAGAACACCGAATAGCAAAGGAACTCTAGGCTGCCAGCAGAGGGCTGGGCAGTTCGTCGATCATTTCAAACGCCCGATCGAGCTGGGTCAGCTCAAACACAATTCGCAGAGAAGGGGGTACTGAGCAGAGACAGAAGGGCTTGCTGAGCTGGCGGGCCAGCTTTAGGGCAGACACCAAGGAAATTAGGCTAGCACTGTCTAAAGACTCAACTTGGCTCATATCGACCACCAGACCCGACGCGTCGGCAGCCTGAATCCGGCTGGTCAACTCGACTTGGAACTGGCTAGCATTCGATGCGTTTAGGAAACCGCTGGGTTGAAAAATCGCCATCCGTGCGGACAAGCTTTGCATACCGTATCGCTCCTGTTAGGAATGTATCTAAACTTAAACGCCGTGCGGGGACTAACCCGATGTCATGAACTTAAGCCGTATGTCATAGAGATGCCCACTTCCCCAAAATCAGTTTGCTGAATCTTGATTTGGATTCCCCCTGTGTGAAGTTTTGGGTAAGTGATTCTACCGAAAGTAGCGTTAAGTCCTGTTAAGTTTAGTGATCAGCATCACAAAACACTGAATTGGAAATCACATTTCTGTCAGCGTTAGATCACTTGCCGAAGCAGAGCCACCAGAGAAAATGTCTCTAAGCTCTTACACACACCTGATAGGCACGCATCTTATGCCCATTCGTTCATCTATTACAATCCGCACCCTGGTCGAAAAGGCCCTCTACATCCGGCAGCTGACTCCTGACATAGAAGCGGGGATTAACTCCGAGTTAACTCGTTTGGGGCACCTACCGGAAGCCGATTTTGAAGCGCTGGAGCTGCTGATGAGCGAGATGGATGCAGGCAGAATTAAGCTGGTTCCAAGTTTTTAACCCCCATTTCAAAGCCCAATCGGCCCCGCCTAAATCCTAAAGATTTGTGTACGGCTGAGTCTGTTCGATTTGATACTCCCTGCCAGCAGAGCTAGCTTCACTAAAGCTTTACAGTCTGTTGGGATAAATCTGGATAGATCTATGCAGGGTGGCTTTAAAGGCTGCTTGATGAGCAGCAGTGGCCTGCTTAAGCAGTTCTAGGCTAAAGCTGCTTTGAACAAGACGACTACGCCTGCCAAAACTGGCGAATAAACCGATGGAGCCGCTCATGAGTTTGGGTGCG from Pseudanabaena sp. FACHB-2040 encodes:
- a CDS encoding STAS domain-containing protein, encoding MQSLSARMAIFQPSGFLNASNASQFQVELTSRIQAADASGLVVDMSQVESLDSASLISLVSALKLARQLSKPFCLCSVPPSLRIVFELTQLDRAFEMIDELPSPLLAA